One stretch of Methyloversatilis sp. RAC08 DNA includes these proteins:
- the leuB gene encoding 3-isopropylmalate dehydrogenase, whose protein sequence is MKVCVIPGDGIGIEITAEALRVLEALRGDGLKIEFEQALLGGCAVDATGKPYPEATSKLAREADAILLGAVGGPKWDVLPREQRPERGLLGIRAELGVFANLRPAILYPELANASSLKPEVVSGLDILIVRELTGDIYFGQPRGIEERDTQWGRQRVGWNTMIYAEEEIRRIGRVAFEAARKRGGKLCSVDKMNVLECTQLWREVITAMAADYPDVELSHMLVDNAAMQLVKAPKQFDVIVTGNMFGDILSDEASMLTGSIGMLPSASLDANNKGLYEPSHGSAPDIAGKGVANPLATILSAAMLLRYSGEDEANAVRIENAVRKVLAQGLRTGDIYEAGTQRVGTKEMGDAVIAAL, encoded by the coding sequence TTGAAAGTCTGCGTTATTCCCGGTGACGGCATCGGCATCGAAATCACTGCCGAGGCGCTGCGCGTGCTCGAGGCGCTGCGCGGCGATGGTTTGAAGATCGAATTCGAACAGGCGCTGCTCGGCGGCTGCGCGGTGGACGCCACCGGCAAGCCGTATCCGGAAGCGACCTCGAAGCTTGCGCGCGAAGCCGACGCCATCCTGCTCGGTGCGGTCGGCGGTCCGAAATGGGATGTACTGCCGCGTGAACAGCGTCCGGAGCGCGGGTTGCTTGGCATCCGCGCAGAACTGGGCGTGTTCGCCAATCTGCGCCCGGCCATCCTGTATCCGGAACTGGCCAACGCTTCGTCACTGAAGCCGGAAGTCGTATCAGGCCTGGACATCCTGATCGTGCGCGAACTGACCGGCGACATCTATTTCGGCCAGCCGCGCGGCATTGAGGAACGCGACACGCAGTGGGGCCGTCAGCGTGTCGGCTGGAACACGATGATCTACGCTGAAGAGGAAATCCGCCGCATCGGTCGCGTTGCCTTCGAGGCGGCGCGCAAGCGCGGTGGCAAGCTCTGTTCGGTCGACAAGATGAATGTGCTCGAATGCACCCAGTTGTGGCGCGAGGTCATCACCGCCATGGCCGCTGATTATCCGGATGTCGAGCTGTCGCACATGCTGGTCGACAACGCCGCGATGCAGCTGGTGAAGGCGCCGAAGCAGTTCGACGTGATCGTCACCGGCAACATGTTCGGCGACATCCTGTCGGACGAGGCGTCGATGCTGACGGGTTCGATCGGCATGCTGCCGTCGGCTTCGCTGGATGCGAACAACAAGGGGCTGTACGAACCCAGCCACGGTTCGGCGCCGGACATCGCAGGCAAGGGCGTGGCCAATCCGCTGGCGACCATCCTGTCGGCGGCGATGCTGCTGCGCTACAGCGGCGAGGACGAGGCGAACGCGGTGCGCATCGAGAATGCGGTGCGCAAGGTGCTGGC
- the leuD gene encoding 3-isopropylmalate dehydratase small subunit yields MNPFTTLDGLVAPLDRANVDTDAIIPKQYLKSIKRSGFGPTLFDEWRYLDVGQPGQDHSKRPLNPDFVLNQPRFQGASILLVRENFGCGSSREHAPWAIEDFGFRAILGTTFADIFFNNCFKNGLLPIRLPQTELEQLFLQCAGTPGYRLRIDLESQTVIRPDGHVIRFDVEAFRKYCLLNGFDDIGLTLRQADKIREFEARRRIEQPWLFA; encoded by the coding sequence ATGAATCCATTCACCACGCTTGACGGACTGGTCGCGCCGCTGGACCGCGCGAACGTCGACACCGACGCCATCATTCCGAAGCAGTACCTGAAGTCGATCAAACGCTCGGGCTTCGGTCCGACGCTGTTCGACGAATGGCGCTATCTCGATGTCGGCCAGCCGGGGCAGGACCACTCGAAGCGCCCGCTCAATCCCGACTTCGTGCTGAACCAGCCACGCTTCCAGGGCGCCAGCATCCTGCTGGTACGCGAGAACTTCGGTTGCGGCTCGTCGCGCGAACACGCGCCGTGGGCGATCGAGGATTTCGGCTTCCGCGCCATCCTCGGCACCACGTTTGCCGACATCTTCTTCAACAACTGCTTCAAGAACGGCCTGCTGCCGATCCGCCTGCCGCAGACCGAGCTGGAACAGCTGTTCCTGCAGTGCGCCGGCACGCCCGGCTACCGGCTGCGCATCGACCTGGAAAGCCAGACCGTGATCCGGCCCGACGGCCACGTCATCCGCTTCGATGTCGAAGCTTTCCGCAAGTACTGCCTGCTGAACGGCTTCGACGACATCGGCCTGACCTTGCGTCAGGCGGACAAGATCCGCGAATTCGAAGCCCGTCGCCGCATCGAACAACCCTGGCTGTTTGCCTGA
- a CDS encoding entericidin A/B family lipoprotein: MKLIVVCMSAMALLLAGCNTVEGLGKDIKKGGEAIEKSAK, translated from the coding sequence ATGAAGCTGATCGTAGTGTGCATGAGCGCCATGGCGCTGCTGCTGGCGGGTTGCAATACCGTCGAAGGGCTGGGCAAGGACATCAAGAAGGGTGGCGAAGCCATCGAGAAGTCGGCGAAGTAG
- the leuC gene encoding 3-isopropylmalate dehydratase large subunit, with translation MAQTLYDKLWSGHVVHTEDDGTTLLYIDRHLVHEVTSPQAYEGLRLAGRKPWRTGSIVATADHNVPTDGSDLAVADPTSRAQVETLDDNIRTYGALAYFPYRDKRQGIVHVIGPENGVTLPGMTVVCGDSHTSTHGAFACLAQGIGTSEVEHVLATQCLLQKKSKSMLVRVEGELGRGVSAKDIALYVIGQIGTAGGTGYAIEFGGSAIRALSMEGRMTLCNMAIEAGARAGMVAVDQTTIDYLRGRPFAPRDEQWERAVEYWRTLKSDDGAQHDRVVDIDARRITPQVTWGTSPEMVTDIRGQVPAPEDFADPVQREGVARALQYMGLTPRTPIDQIRIDKVFIGSCTNSRIEDLRAAAKVVQGRHIADNVKLAMVVPGSGLVRAQAEAEGLDKVFKAAGFEWREPGCSMCLGMNADRLDPGERCASTSNRNFEGRQGAGGRTHLVSPQMAAAAAIAGRFADVRDVV, from the coding sequence ATGGCGCAAACGCTTTACGACAAGTTGTGGTCCGGCCATGTCGTGCATACCGAAGACGACGGCACGACGCTGCTATACATCGACCGCCACCTGGTGCACGAGGTGACCAGCCCGCAGGCCTACGAAGGCCTGCGCCTGGCCGGGCGCAAGCCCTGGCGAACCGGTTCCATCGTGGCGACCGCCGATCACAACGTGCCGACCGACGGCTCGGATCTGGCGGTGGCCGACCCGACCTCGCGCGCCCAGGTCGAAACGCTGGACGACAACATCCGCACCTACGGCGCGCTGGCCTACTTTCCCTATCGCGACAAGCGGCAGGGCATCGTGCACGTGATCGGACCGGAAAACGGCGTGACGCTGCCCGGCATGACCGTGGTGTGCGGCGACTCGCACACCTCGACGCACGGCGCATTCGCCTGTCTGGCGCAGGGCATCGGCACGTCGGAAGTCGAGCACGTGCTGGCCACGCAGTGCCTGCTGCAGAAGAAATCGAAATCGATGCTGGTCCGGGTCGAGGGCGAACTTGGCCGGGGCGTCAGCGCCAAGGACATCGCGCTGTACGTGATCGGTCAGATCGGCACTGCCGGCGGGACCGGCTACGCGATCGAATTCGGCGGCTCGGCCATCCGCGCGCTGTCGATGGAAGGCCGGATGACCCTGTGCAACATGGCGATCGAGGCTGGTGCGCGGGCCGGCATGGTCGCCGTCGATCAGACGACGATCGACTACCTGCGCGGCCGGCCGTTTGCGCCGCGCGACGAACAGTGGGAGCGGGCGGTCGAGTACTGGCGCACGCTGAAATCCGACGACGGCGCACAGCACGACCGCGTGGTCGACATCGATGCGCGCCGCATCACACCGCAGGTCACCTGGGGCACGTCGCCGGAAATGGTGACCGACATCCGCGGCCAGGTGCCGGCGCCCGAGGATTTCGCCGATCCGGTGCAGCGCGAGGGCGTGGCGCGCGCGCTGCAGTACATGGGGCTGACCCCGCGTACGCCGATCGACCAGATCCGGATCGACAAGGTATTCATCGGTTCCTGTACCAACTCGCGCATCGAAGACCTGCGTGCAGCCGCCAAGGTGGTGCAGGGCCGGCACATCGCCGACAACGTGAAGCTGGCGATGGTGGTGCCGGGCTCCGGCCTGGTCCGGGCGCAGGCGGAAGCCGAAGGGCTGGACAAGGTGTTCAAGGCGGCGGGCTTCGAGTGGCGCGAGCCGGGCTGTTCGATGTGTCTGGGCATGAATGCCGACCGGCTCGACCCAGGCGAGCGTTGTGCGTCGACCTCGAACCGCAATTTCGAAGGCCGCCAGGGTGCCGGCGGACGCACCCATCTGGTCAGTCCGCAGATGGCGGCGGCGGCGGCAATCGCCGGCCGCTTCGCCGATGTGCGCGATGTCGTTTGA
- a CDS encoding MFS transporter, producing MPLPYWRLSAYYFFYFAFVGAFSPYFGLYLSSIHFSAADIAIVMSLMQVMRILAPSLWGWLADRIGARVPIVRAAGLASLAGFLIFFTTDQFAGVFVAMALMSFFWSASLPLVEALTLEHLKSSVSRYGAIRVWGSIGFVVTVLVLGDVLERTGLDAVLWACSLLLAGIFLFAMCVPEAPVHAGAVAATQSLRAILRSRPVAGLFGAAFFMSCAHGALYVFYSIHLDEHGYSKRVIGGLWTLGVLAEIGVFLCMPWLLRRFTLRALLLVALMAAVLRFAVIGWAVSAPLWLIGAQLLHGLTFGAFHAGSVAALNQWFDARQQARAQALYGSVSFGAGGMVGGLLAGWMWAPLGGAWAFSVSALFAVAGYALLRWMWRPESAPGHG from the coding sequence ATGCCTCTTCCCTACTGGCGGCTGTCCGCCTATTACTTCTTCTATTTCGCCTTTGTAGGCGCCTTTTCGCCCTACTTCGGCCTCTACCTCTCTTCCATTCATTTTTCAGCGGCCGACATCGCCATTGTCATGTCGCTGATGCAGGTGATGCGGATCCTCGCGCCCAGTCTGTGGGGATGGCTGGCCGACCGCATCGGCGCCCGGGTGCCCATCGTGCGAGCGGCCGGGTTGGCCAGCCTGGCCGGCTTCCTGATCTTCTTCACCACCGACCAGTTCGCTGGCGTTTTCGTCGCCATGGCGCTGATGTCCTTCTTCTGGAGTGCGTCGCTGCCGCTGGTCGAAGCGCTGACGCTGGAGCACTTGAAATCCAGTGTGTCGCGCTATGGCGCCATCCGGGTCTGGGGATCGATCGGCTTTGTAGTCACGGTGCTGGTGCTGGGCGATGTACTGGAACGCACCGGACTGGATGCGGTGCTGTGGGCATGCAGCCTGCTGCTGGCCGGCATCTTCCTGTTCGCGATGTGTGTGCCGGAGGCGCCGGTGCACGCGGGCGCGGTGGCTGCCACGCAGTCGCTGCGCGCCATCCTGCGCAGCCGTCCGGTTGCCGGTCTTTTCGGCGCTGCATTCTTCATGAGCTGTGCGCACGGCGCGCTGTATGTCTTTTATTCGATCCATCTCGACGAACACGGCTACAGCAAGCGGGTGATCGGCGGGCTGTGGACGCTGGGCGTGCTGGCCGAGATTGGCGTTTTCCTGTGCATGCCCTGGCTGCTGCGCCGTTTCACGCTGCGCGCACTGTTGCTGGTGGCACTGATGGCGGCGGTGCTTCGCTTCGCGGTCATCGGCTGGGCAGTCTCCGCACCGCTCTGGCTGATCGGCGCGCAACTGCTGCACGGTCTGACATTCGGCGCCTTTCACGCCGGTTCGGTGGCGGCGCTGAACCAGTGGTTCGATGCGCGCCAGCAGGCGCGGGCGCAGGCCCTGTACGGCAGCGTGTCCTTCGGCGCCGGCGGCATGGTGGGCGGGTTGCTGGCCGGCTGGATGTGGGCGCCCTTAGGTGGCGCCTGGGCATTCTCGGTCAGTGCGCTGTTCGCGGTCGCCGGCTACGCCTTGCTGCGCTGGATGTGGCGCCCGGAAAGCGCGCCCGGTCACGGCTGA
- the flgL gene encoding flagellar hook-associated protein FlgL, producing MRVSTNTVYEAGTSGLVRQSADLFRTQQQMSSGKRVLAPSDDPVASAVALEIDQIKAMNDQQAINRRDANSALGFAESQISTAGDLIASIRERLIQAGNGALSDSDLKSIATDIRGSFAGLMGVANSRDAFGDFLFSGYRSDTQPFAGSIEAGVTYAGDDGQREAQVGSARRLAVSDSGNTVFMRMRTGNGDFTMRPGAGNTGSAVSDLGSVTSGVDWNATTNGGSFNIVFDVTNNVTTYDIIDNTSGNSMLTGAAPGAAPYPRTYVAGDTITLASQGAEPAFNLGARFSITGSPADGDSFSLDRSATQSVFETISDVVLALERGTNGNPVAIAALNNTLSATIGNIDQAQEALLTVRSRIGARTAELDALNSLGADVDLQFQSQLADLRDLNYTEAISRLTQQQTYLQAAQQSFLKVSGLSLFNYI from the coding sequence ATGCGTGTATCCACCAATACCGTCTATGAAGCAGGCACTTCGGGTCTGGTCCGTCAGAGCGCCGACCTGTTCCGTACCCAACAGCAGATGTCATCGGGAAAGCGGGTGCTCGCACCGTCCGATGATCCGGTCGCCTCGGCGGTGGCGCTGGAGATCGACCAGATCAAGGCGATGAATGACCAGCAAGCCATAAACCGGCGCGATGCCAACAGCGCGCTCGGCTTTGCCGAGTCGCAGATTTCCACCGCCGGCGACCTGATCGCATCGATCCGTGAACGGTTGATCCAGGCCGGCAATGGTGCGCTGAGCGACAGCGACCTGAAATCGATCGCCACCGACATCCGCGGCAGCTTCGCCGGGCTGATGGGGGTTGCCAATTCGCGCGATGCTTTCGGCGACTTCCTGTTCTCGGGCTATCGAAGTGATACCCAGCCGTTCGCAGGCAGCATCGAGGCTGGCGTGACCTACGCCGGCGACGATGGACAGCGCGAGGCGCAGGTCGGATCCGCCCGGCGCCTTGCAGTCAGTGATTCCGGCAATACGGTATTCATGCGCATGCGCACCGGCAACGGCGATTTCACGATGCGCCCGGGCGCCGGCAACACGGGCAGCGCTGTGAGTGATCTGGGCAGCGTGACCAGCGGCGTCGACTGGAATGCCACAACCAATGGCGGCAGCTTCAACATCGTGTTCGACGTGACCAACAACGTCACCACCTACGACATCATCGACAACACATCGGGCAATTCGATGCTGACTGGCGCAGCGCCGGGTGCCGCGCCTTATCCGCGGACCTATGTGGCCGGAGACACGATTACGCTGGCTTCGCAGGGCGCCGAACCCGCATTCAATCTCGGTGCGCGTTTCTCGATCACCGGTTCGCCAGCCGACGGTGACAGTTTTTCGCTCGATCGCAGCGCCACGCAGAGCGTGTTCGAAACGATCTCCGATGTGGTCCTGGCACTTGAACGCGGCACCAACGGCAATCCGGTGGCCATCGCGGCCCTGAACAACACGCTGTCGGCCACGATAGGCAATATCGATCAGGCGCAGGAAGCCCTGCTCACCGTTCGCTCACGCATTGGCGCGCGCACGGCCGAGCTGGATGCGCTGAATTCGCTCGGCGCCGATGTCGATCTGCAGTTCCAGTCGCAGCTGGCCGACCTGCGGGACCTGAACTACACCGAGGCGATCAGCCGCCTGACGCAGCAGCAGACCTATCTGCAGGCGGCGCAGCAGTCCTTCCTGAAGGTGTCCGGACTGTCGCTGTTCAACTACATCTGA
- the flgK gene encoding flagellar hook-associated protein FlgK: MGTQLYNIGITGLNAAQAGLITTGHNISNAATPGFTRQQVVLGTNDPQLTGSGFLGQGARIETVRRIYSQFLTAQVMEAKTQSAEYGAYADQIAALDNLLADPQAGLSPAMSDFFDALQSVSASPTSLASRQSAISAAQSMTARFNTLDARLEQIRTGLNGEISGSVGEINQLASQIARYNDQIAVAESTTGANRLANDMLDARERLITELNELVRVTQLQQSDGSINLFIGNGQPVVVGGSAFSMSASPSVEDASRTEVTYTAPGGAVLRLQEDTITGGKLGGLLAFRRETLDEAQNALGRIAIGVAEQFNSQHALGQDLNGALGTNVFNVLVGSALPANTNSTVAAALVNVTISNSSDLTTSDYRLNFDGAAYTLTRLSDNQSWTAATLGGLPPAGSPQGFTLDSGATTLAAGDTFLVQPTRNGGSDIRTVMTDPRMLALAMPVSTSAALANTGNGSISAGAVSSTTGLPLGGPITLTFDATTNVFNVTGGPGGTIAYNPTTESAGKSFTFAGQGGFTFQLSGLPRNGDTFTIAPNSSGQGDNRNLLELAALQNANTLAGGTTGFQGAYAQMVASVGAQAREVQVNQTAQKVLLSRVEESQQSLSGVNLDEEAANLLRYQQAYQAAGKMIELASRLFDTLLQIGR, encoded by the coding sequence ATGGGAACGCAGCTCTACAACATCGGGATCACCGGATTGAACGCCGCACAGGCGGGGCTGATCACGACCGGTCACAACATTTCGAACGCGGCGACGCCCGGTTTCACCCGGCAGCAGGTAGTACTCGGCACCAACGATCCGCAGCTGACCGGCAGCGGCTTCCTCGGTCAGGGCGCACGGATCGAAACGGTGCGGCGCATCTACAGCCAGTTCCTGACCGCCCAGGTGATGGAGGCCAAGACCCAGAGTGCGGAATACGGTGCCTACGCCGACCAGATCGCTGCGCTCGACAACCTGCTGGCCGACCCGCAAGCAGGCCTGTCGCCGGCGATGTCCGACTTCTTCGATGCCCTGCAGAGCGTGTCGGCATCGCCCACCTCGCTGGCGTCACGCCAGTCGGCGATTTCGGCGGCGCAGTCGATGACGGCCCGCTTCAATACGCTGGATGCGCGGCTCGAACAGATCCGCACCGGCCTCAATGGCGAAATCTCCGGTTCGGTGGGAGAGATCAACCAGCTCGCGTCGCAGATCGCCCGCTACAACGACCAGATCGCGGTCGCCGAGTCGACCACCGGTGCCAACCGGCTCGCCAACGACATGCTCGATGCGCGCGAGCGTCTGATCACCGAACTGAACGAACTGGTTCGCGTGACCCAGTTGCAGCAGAGCGACGGCTCGATCAACCTGTTCATCGGCAACGGGCAGCCCGTGGTGGTCGGTGGCAGCGCCTTCAGCATGAGCGCATCGCCTTCGGTCGAGGACGCCAGTCGCACCGAAGTCACCTATACCGCGCCTGGCGGCGCCGTGCTGCGTCTGCAGGAAGACACCATCACCGGCGGCAAGCTCGGCGGCCTGCTTGCCTTCCGCCGCGAAACGCTGGACGAGGCGCAGAACGCACTCGGCCGGATCGCCATCGGCGTGGCCGAACAGTTCAATTCGCAGCATGCCCTCGGGCAGGATCTCAATGGCGCGCTGGGTACCAACGTGTTCAACGTTCTCGTGGGCAGTGCGCTGCCGGCGAACACCAACAGCACGGTAGCCGCGGCACTGGTGAACGTGACAATCAGCAATTCTTCGGACCTCACCACCAGCGACTATCGTCTGAATTTCGACGGCGCGGCCTACACGCTCACCCGTCTGTCGGACAATCAGAGTTGGACGGCTGCAACCCTGGGTGGCCTGCCCCCGGCGGGCAGCCCGCAGGGCTTCACACTCGATTCGGGGGCGACCACGCTGGCCGCCGGTGACACCTTCCTGGTTCAGCCGACCCGTAATGGCGGCTCGGATATCCGCACCGTCATGACCGATCCGCGCATGCTTGCACTGGCGATGCCGGTCAGCACCTCGGCGGCTCTTGCCAACACCGGCAACGGCAGCATCAGCGCGGGCGCCGTGAGCTCGACCACCGGCTTGCCGCTCGGCGGCCCGATCACGCTCACCTTCGATGCAACCACGAACGTATTCAACGTAACGGGCGGGCCCGGCGGCACGATTGCCTACAACCCGACGACGGAGTCGGCCGGGAAGAGCTTCACCTTCGCCGGCCAGGGCGGCTTCACTTTCCAGTTGTCCGGTCTGCCGCGCAATGGCGACACCTTCACCATCGCGCCCAACAGCAGTGGTCAGGGCGACAACCGCAACCTGCTTGAACTGGCGGCGCTGCAGAACGCGAACACGCTGGCCGGTGGAACGACCGGATTCCAGGGTGCCTATGCCCAGATGGTGGCGTCCGTTGGCGCCCAGGCGCGCGAGGTGCAGGTTAACCAGACGGCGCAGAAGGTGCTGCTGTCGCGCGTCGAGGAGTCGCAGCAATCGTTGTCCGGCGTCAATCTCGATGAAGAGGCAGCCAACCTGCTGCGCTACCAGCAGGCCTACCAGGCCGCCGGAAAGATGATCGAACTGGCGAGTCGCCTGTTCGATACCTTGTTGCAGATCGGTCGTTGA
- the flgJ gene encoding flagellar assembly peptidoglycan hydrolase FlgJ produces the protein MENSGLTSLAADVRGLDVLRRASRDNSPEALKAAAKQFEAMFLQVVIKSMREASPGDELFGGQESKMYQDMLDQQWAQVMSEGGGTGLAKVLERQLSANARSADTSMPIDLKPLSDAAQFSGIAMMPPTAISAVRRQTLHGGGGGGAATPAESVLAGLAAEQPPVSSPNVPAHARSFVERVWPAALSASRATGIPAQFLVAQAALETGWGRAELTAADGASSHNLFNIKAGSTWQGPTVKVSASEFVDGRWTREDSAFRRYGSYEESFADYARLLIEQPRYARVVGAQDAGSFARGLQQSGYATDPMYGAKLERIINGPLLRSALAE, from the coding sequence ATGGAAAACAGCGGCCTCACTTCGCTGGCGGCCGATGTGCGCGGGCTGGACGTGCTGCGACGCGCGTCGCGCGACAACTCGCCGGAGGCGTTGAAGGCGGCGGCCAAGCAGTTCGAAGCCATGTTCCTGCAGGTGGTGATCAAGTCGATGCGCGAGGCGTCACCCGGCGACGAACTGTTCGGCGGGCAGGAAAGCAAGATGTACCAGGACATGCTCGACCAGCAGTGGGCCCAGGTCATGAGCGAAGGTGGAGGCACCGGGTTGGCGAAGGTGCTCGAGCGGCAGCTGTCCGCCAACGCGCGCAGCGCCGACACGTCGATGCCGATCGATCTCAAGCCGCTGTCCGACGCGGCGCAGTTTTCCGGCATCGCGATGATGCCGCCGACGGCAATCTCTGCCGTGCGCAGGCAAACTTTGCATGGCGGTGGCGGTGGCGGTGCTGCAACACCGGCTGAATCCGTTCTGGCCGGTCTGGCTGCCGAACAGCCACCGGTCAGCAGTCCGAATGTGCCGGCGCATGCTCGGAGTTTTGTCGAACGCGTGTGGCCGGCCGCGCTGTCGGCCAGTCGCGCAACCGGTATTCCGGCCCAGTTCCTGGTTGCCCAGGCTGCACTGGAGACCGGCTGGGGACGCGCCGAACTGACGGCCGCCGATGGTGCATCCAGTCACAATCTTTTCAATATCAAGGCCGGCAGCACCTGGCAGGGCCCGACGGTGAAGGTGTCGGCGAGCGAGTTCGTCGATGGCCGATGGACCCGCGAGGACAGCGCCTTCCGCCGCTACGGCTCCTATGAGGAGAGCTTTGCCGACTACGCCAGGCTGCTGATCGAACAGCCGCGTTACGCGCGGGTGGTCGGCGCGCAGGACGCCGGCAGCTTCGCGCGCGGCCTGCAGCAGTCGGGCTATGCGACCGATCCCATGTATGGCGCCAAGCTGGAGCGCATCATCAACGGCCCGCTGCTGCGTTCGGCGCTGGCTGAATGA
- a CDS encoding flagellar basal body P-ring protein FlgI, with protein sequence MKRITILLLLALLSVAPAHAERIKDLATLAGVRNNQLIGYGLVVGLDGSGDQTTQTPFTVQSVINMLGNLGVTLPPGQNLQLKNVAAVMVTANLPPFARQGQALDITVSSMGNAKSLRGGTLVMTPLKGADGQVYGMAQGNVVVGGVGASAGGASVTVNHLSVGRIAGGATVERAVPTSVGEGGFVELETNTTDFGTAQRMVDAINKAMLPGTAVAADARRIRVRAPLDPGERVAFMSQLENIDVTPAQQAAKVVVNSRTGSVVMNQAVTLDTCAVAHGNLTVTVTAEPVISQPGPLSGGQTVVAERNQIDIQQEGSALINVKKGANLSEVVRALNALGANPQDLIIILQAMKAAGALRAELEVI encoded by the coding sequence ATGAAACGGATAACGATTCTTCTACTGCTTGCATTGCTTTCGGTTGCGCCTGCGCACGCCGAGCGGATCAAGGACCTCGCGACGCTGGCCGGTGTTCGCAACAACCAGTTGATCGGCTACGGCCTGGTCGTGGGTCTGGATGGTTCGGGCGACCAGACCACCCAGACCCCGTTCACCGTGCAGAGCGTGATCAACATGCTGGGCAATCTGGGCGTGACGCTGCCACCCGGCCAGAACCTGCAGCTGAAGAACGTGGCGGCCGTGATGGTCACCGCCAACCTGCCGCCCTTTGCGCGGCAGGGACAGGCGCTCGATATCACCGTATCGTCGATGGGCAATGCAAAAAGCCTGCGCGGCGGCACGCTGGTGATGACACCGCTCAAGGGAGCCGACGGTCAGGTTTATGGCATGGCCCAGGGTAATGTCGTGGTCGGTGGCGTCGGTGCCTCAGCGGGCGGCGCTTCGGTCACCGTCAATCATCTTTCGGTCGGCCGCATCGCCGGCGGGGCGACGGTCGAACGTGCGGTGCCGACCAGCGTCGGCGAGGGTGGGTTTGTCGAACTCGAGACCAACACGACCGATTTCGGTACGGCCCAGCGCATGGTCGACGCGATCAACAAGGCCATGCTGCCCGGCACTGCGGTGGCCGCCGATGCCCGGCGCATCCGCGTGCGCGCCCCGCTCGACCCGGGCGAACGCGTGGCCTTCATGAGCCAGCTGGAAAACATCGATGTCACGCCGGCGCAGCAGGCGGCCAAGGTGGTCGTCAATTCGCGTACCGGTTCGGTGGTGATGAATCAGGCCGTGACGCTCGATACCTGTGCGGTCGCGCACGGCAACCTTACGGTCACGGTCACCGCCGAGCCGGTGATCAGCCAGCCCGGTCCCCTGTCGGGCGGCCAGACCGTGGTGGCCGAACGCAACCAGATCGACATCCAGCAGGAAGGCAGTGCGCTGATCAATGTGAAGAAGGGCGCCAACCTGTCCGAGGTGGTGCGTGCGCTGAATGCGCTGGGCGCCAACCCGCAGGACCTGATCATCATCCTGCAGGCGATGAAGGCGGCTGGCGCGCTGCGCGCCGAACTGGAAGTGATCTGA
- a CDS encoding flagellar basal body L-ring protein FlgH, which produces MNNERIQQIARAAGFVTVLLVAMMLAGCVNTPPTAVLQPMTARPAPKPDFVQNAGAIFQPTGGARPLFEDRRARYVGDTLVINISERTQAAKKSASTADRTQDIEMGVPTIAGLPGKSLQGATVAANSANAFSGKGASSADNNFTGTITVTVIEVLPNGNLVVSGEKQVAINQGNEFIRFSGVVNSTQISGANTVQSTQVADARIEYRANGYIDEAQVMGWLARFFLTFMPL; this is translated from the coding sequence ATGAACAACGAACGCATCCAGCAGATTGCCCGCGCCGCCGGTTTTGTCACCGTGCTGCTGGTTGCGATGATGCTGGCCGGCTGCGTCAATACGCCGCCCACCGCAGTGCTTCAGCCGATGACCGCGCGGCCTGCGCCCAAACCGGACTTCGTGCAGAACGCCGGTGCGATTTTCCAGCCGACCGGCGGCGCGCGTCCATTGTTCGAGGATCGCCGTGCGCGCTACGTCGGCGATACGCTGGTCATCAACATCAGCGAACGTACCCAGGCGGCGAAGAAGTCGGCCAGTACGGCAGATCGCACGCAGGATATCGAAATGGGTGTGCCGACCATTGCCGGGCTGCCGGGCAAGAGCCTGCAGGGCGCCACGGTGGCCGCCAACAGCGCCAACGCCTTCTCCGGCAAGGGTGCGTCGTCAGCCGACAACAATTTCACCGGCACCATCACGGTGACGGTGATCGAAGTGCTGCCGAACGGCAATCTGGTCGTGTCCGGCGAAAAGCAGGTTGCGATCAATCAGGGCAACGAATTCATCCGCTTCTCGGGCGTCGTCAATTCGACCCAGATTTCCGGTGCGAATACTGTTCAGTCGACCCAGGTGGCCGATGCGCGCATCGAGTACCGAGCCAATGGCTACATCGACGAAGCGCAGGTGATGGGGTGGCTGGCACGCTTCTTCCTCACCTTCATGCCGCTCTGA